A region of uncultured Carboxylicivirga sp. DNA encodes the following proteins:
- a CDS encoding MotA/TolQ/ExbB proton channel family protein, with the protein MKDLFFMGGPLFMSILTLLFIGMIAWFVYHFIVANFTDKEKVLRYMKYGKSIGLFALITGILGQLIGFYDAFSAIEKMGEVSPAMVFGGIKVSMITTLYGFIIYLISLLIWFIFSVIIEKFR; encoded by the coding sequence ATGAAAGATTTATTTTTTATGGGAGGTCCCCTATTTATGAGTATCCTTACCTTGTTATTTATTGGTATGATCGCATGGTTTGTTTATCATTTTATTGTAGCAAATTTCACTGACAAAGAAAAGGTGCTGCGTTATATGAAGTATGGTAAGTCAATAGGTTTGTTTGCCTTGATCACTGGAATTCTAGGACAATTAATTGGGTTTTACGATGCTTTTTCTGCTATTGAAAAAATGGGAGAGGTTTCACCGGCAATGGTTTTTGGAGGAATAAAAGTATCGATGATTACAACTCTTTACGGGTTTATTATTTATCTTATTTCTTTGCTTATCTGGTTTATATTCAGTGTTATTATTGAAAAGTTTAGATAG
- a CDS encoding LytTR family DNA-binding domain-containing protein: MLKKSSNPYYHILYWLFVVFILTIIFGRSWGNNTAALFFVSMLLPIVLGTSYFFNYVLVPKYYLKKKYLKFGLYTFYMFVVSLYLESIVIMFSFIYLGNFNFHNLAPNSFDTLLLAVVMYLLVFLGSFLLMARQIKEREQQIKLLITEQNKNKSSTLELTSNRKTVKIPYDDIIYIESMADYIKVHTTKDEIISKEKISKLADRLPSQFIRIHRSFIVNKSRIKTVAYNELTVDDITLNIGRSYQKEVRNEMIGQTLL, translated from the coding sequence ATGCTTAAAAAATCATCCAATCCATATTATCATATCCTGTATTGGTTATTCGTGGTATTTATACTCACAATCATTTTCGGACGCTCATGGGGAAATAATACAGCAGCCCTATTTTTCGTCAGCATGTTGCTTCCAATCGTATTGGGTACATCATATTTTTTCAATTATGTATTGGTTCCAAAATATTACTTAAAAAAGAAGTATTTAAAATTTGGGCTGTACACCTTTTACATGTTTGTTGTTTCTCTGTATCTGGAATCAATCGTAATTATGTTTTCATTTATTTATCTGGGTAATTTTAATTTCCATAACCTGGCTCCTAACTCATTTGATACTCTTTTACTGGCTGTTGTTATGTATTTATTAGTGTTTCTTGGCTCCTTTTTACTTATGGCCCGCCAAATTAAAGAAAGAGAGCAGCAGATCAAACTACTAATAACAGAACAGAATAAAAACAAAAGTTCCACATTGGAACTAACTTCTAATCGAAAGACTGTAAAAATTCCATATGATGATATCATTTATATCGAAAGCATGGCGGATTATATTAAGGTACATACAACCAAAGATGAAATAATAAGTAAAGAAAAAATCAGTAAACTGGCCGATCGATTACCCAGCCAATTCATACGCATTCATCGCTCTTTCATTGTAAATAAGTCACGGATCAAAACAGTTGCATATAATGAACTTACTGTCGACGATATTACTTTAAACATTGGTCGAAGCTATCAAAAAGAAGTACGTAACGAAATGATTGGACAAACACTACTTTAG
- a CDS encoding MarC family protein translates to MEIKFVEIVSAFIVLFAVIDIFGSIPIILNLQKKSGPVKAFQATSVAFIILISFLFVGEALLGLFGVDISSFAIAGSIVLFIMAFEMIFGVEIFKHDSPSGASIVPIAFPLIAGAGSFTTLLSLRAEFETINIIIALFLNIIVVYIVLKSTNLIERIFSEGGIYILKKFFGIILLAMAVKLFLTNFGNVVMQFISTINL, encoded by the coding sequence ATGGAAATTAAATTCGTTGAAATTGTATCAGCCTTTATAGTACTCTTTGCTGTTATTGATATTTTTGGATCGATTCCTATCATTCTTAATCTGCAAAAGAAAAGTGGTCCGGTAAAAGCATTCCAGGCAACATCAGTGGCTTTTATAATATTAATATCATTTTTATTTGTAGGTGAAGCCTTGTTGGGTTTATTTGGGGTTGATATTTCTTCGTTTGCCATTGCCGGTTCAATTGTTCTTTTCATTATGGCATTTGAAATGATCTTTGGTGTTGAGATCTTTAAACACGATTCTCCTTCAGGAGCTTCAATTGTACCCATTGCATTTCCACTTATTGCAGGTGCTGGCTCATTTACAACACTGCTTTCACTACGAGCTGAGTTTGAAACAATCAATATCATCATCGCATTATTTCTTAATATCATTGTAGTTTACATTGTACTAAAATCAACTAACCTGATTGAAAGGATTTTCAGTGAAGGAGGTATTTACATTCTGAAAAAGTTTTTTGGTATTATTTTATTGGCAATGGCAGTAAAACTATTCCTGACTAATTTTGGAAACGTAGTGATGCAGTTTATCAGCACCATAAATTTGTAA
- a CDS encoding exonuclease domain-containing protein: MKYFALDVETANTYYSSICQIGIAEFEDGEIIDRWSTLINPECYFDPINVSIHNITEEDVKDAPTFTKIYNYLSERLNNHIIIHHMPFDKIAINQACEEYHLPLINIKWLDSAKIVRRTWEQFAYKGYGLKNVANFLEIDFKHHDALQDAIAAGSIVAHACSKKNMTPEDWIIRTQKPISSQSISYSSSIKQEGNPEGALYGENLVFTGNLSLPRIEASNLAAGIGCNVSNNVTSKTTMLVVGIQDSFKLAGYTKSSKQRKVEALIEKGNQIKILTEIDFIKMCEDEGFNAN; the protein is encoded by the coding sequence ATGAAATACTTCGCATTAGATGTAGAAACTGCTAACACATATTATTCAAGTATATGCCAAATTGGAATTGCAGAATTTGAAGACGGAGAAATTATAGATAGATGGAGTACCTTAATTAATCCTGAGTGTTATTTTGATCCAATAAATGTTTCAATCCATAATATAACAGAAGAAGATGTAAAAGATGCCCCAACATTCACTAAAATTTACAATTATCTCTCTGAAAGATTAAATAATCATATTATAATACACCATATGCCATTTGATAAAATTGCAATTAATCAAGCTTGTGAAGAATATCATTTGCCTTTAATTAACATTAAATGGCTCGATTCTGCAAAAATAGTCAGAAGAACTTGGGAACAATTTGCATACAAAGGATATGGTTTAAAAAACGTTGCTAACTTTTTAGAAATCGATTTTAAACATCATGATGCACTTCAAGATGCAATTGCTGCCGGTAGTATTGTAGCGCATGCATGTTCTAAAAAAAATATGACGCCAGAAGATTGGATTATACGAACCCAAAAACCAATATCATCACAAAGTATTTCATATTCTTCCTCTATAAAACAAGAAGGTAATCCCGAGGGAGCTTTATATGGCGAAAATTTAGTCTTTACAGGCAATTTATCCTTACCTAGAATAGAAGCTTCTAATCTTGCAGCAGGTATTGGATGTAATGTTTCGAATAATGTAACATCAAAAACTACAATGCTGGTTGTAGGAATACAAGACTCATTTAAACTTGCCGGATATACTAAAAGCTCTAAACAAAGAAAAGTTGAAGCTTTAATTGAAAAAGGAAATCAAATAAAAATATTGACAGAAATAGACTTTATAAAAATGTGCGAGGACGAAGGTTTTAATGCCAATTAA
- a CDS encoding class I SAM-dependent methyltransferase, with amino-acid sequence MSDNIKSIHELDLEIIVDYYSTVKRQGPGSPDITLKALSFIEGLNESSQIVDLGCGTGGQTMVLAQNAPGQITGIDLFPQFVDLFNANAKSLNLQNRVKGELGSMDNLLFETESLDLIWCEGAIYNIGFEKGLKYWHRFLKPGGYVAVSEATWFTDERPAEIQGFWMDAYPGIDTIPNKLEQMQSAGYFPIAAFMLPENCWIEHFYEPQIQAQIDFLKKNAGNRAVEDFIKNQQHEMELYYKYKQYYGYAFFIGKKM; translated from the coding sequence ATGAGTGACAATATAAAATCCATTCACGAATTAGATTTAGAAATTATAGTAGATTATTATTCTACAGTAAAGAGGCAGGGGCCTGGTAGCCCCGATATTACGTTAAAGGCACTTAGCTTTATTGAAGGACTCAATGAGTCATCGCAAATTGTTGATTTGGGTTGCGGTACCGGTGGGCAGACCATGGTGCTGGCACAAAATGCACCCGGTCAAATTACCGGTATTGACCTGTTCCCTCAATTTGTTGATTTATTTAATGCTAATGCAAAATCATTGAATCTTCAAAATAGAGTTAAAGGTGAACTGGGTTCAATGGACAATCTTCTTTTTGAGACGGAATCATTGGATTTGATCTGGTGTGAAGGAGCCATTTATAATATAGGCTTCGAAAAAGGCCTGAAGTATTGGCACAGGTTTTTAAAGCCGGGAGGATACGTGGCTGTTTCTGAGGCAACATGGTTTACCGATGAAAGACCTGCTGAGATTCAGGGTTTCTGGATGGATGCATATCCCGGAATCGATACTATACCCAATAAACTGGAACAAATGCAAAGTGCTGGTTATTTTCCGATTGCTGCCTTTATGCTACCTGAAAATTGTTGGATTGAACATTTTTACGAACCACAGATTCAGGCACAAATAGATTTTCTAAAGAAGAATGCAGGTAATAGGGCAGTCGAAGATTTTATTAAAAATCAACAGCACGAAATGGAGTTGTATTATAAGTACAAGCAATATTATGGTTATGCTTTTTTTATTGGAAAGAAGATGTAA
- a CDS encoding DUF2971 domain-containing protein, translated as MDNNILYHYTSIDTFLKIFEKEPENICLRATHADYFNDPYEGKYTIELLEESFRKYEEDNNIKERKQGMNQLVINFIHSAMGEPYLLSFSEHPDSLTMWRAYGDNGNGIAIGFDKDVIGSNPEEKSNVNLIDCLYDESKIKAILQTHWDKVYTNYKINEGKTSYHGSPIFSIYNKFYFGFKRKEYAIEAEWRLCQNVHSTDQKKHRVSNGLIIPFVEHIFPQEAIKKIVLGPCLDPEKSKKSVADFAKYKGLHLNEETDIIISKVSYRNI; from the coding sequence ATGGATAACAATATACTATATCATTACACTTCTATTGATACCTTTTTAAAGATATTCGAAAAAGAACCTGAAAACATTTGTCTTAGAGCAACTCATGCTGATTATTTTAATGATCCATATGAAGGGAAGTATACAATTGAATTATTGGAAGAAAGTTTTCGTAAATACGAAGAAGATAACAACATAAAAGAACGCAAACAAGGTATGAATCAACTTGTAATTAATTTCATACATTCCGCCATGGGAGAACCCTATTTGCTTTCTTTCTCAGAACACCCTGACAGCCTGACTATGTGGAGGGCATATGGTGATAATGGGAATGGAATTGCCATTGGTTTCGATAAAGATGTCATAGGCTCTAATCCGGAAGAGAAATCCAATGTTAACCTCATAGATTGTCTCTACGATGAAAGTAAGATAAAGGCTATACTTCAAACGCACTGGGATAAAGTTTATACTAATTATAAAATTAATGAAGGCAAAACTTCATATCATGGCTCACCCATTTTCTCAATATATAATAAATTTTACTTCGGTTTTAAAAGAAAAGAATATGCAATTGAAGCAGAATGGCGCTTATGTCAAAATGTACACAGTACCGACCAAAAAAAACATCGTGTTTCGAATGGGCTAATAATTCCATTTGTAGAACATATTTTCCCGCAAGAAGCAATCAAAAAAATAGTTCTTGGACCATGTCTTGATCCTGAAAAATCAAAGAAATCTGTAGCTGATTTTGCAAAGTATAAAGGTCTACATCTTAATGAAGAAACGGATATAATTATATCTAAGGTATCTTATCGAAATATTTAA
- a CDS encoding DPP IV N-terminal domain-containing protein: MYQRNILSFIFLLLVLPVSLNAQNLRDRYIKYEKFKSLTKDKVLHGSFETHWLKDGHSFWYHVLTQEGVKYYIVDASKQKKKEIIDINALLKKVSAEAGTKISYNALENFTVADDIKTCEFVLNGYKWQYSIPSYKFIKKVEYTRPEPYNWTMDQTDQTNNPPIQSPDGKWLAYIKDYNLFIKNLSDENEVALSYNGGLGLYYSTYLQWSPDSKKIMAYLVQPAEKHFVTYIESSPTTQKQPVYSSIEYYKPGDALPQFYPCIFSIIDKKMISSSKDMIPNQYSIDNIRWRKNSESLTFEYNKRGHQVYQVIEMNAETGKNRILINETSPTFIDYSSKKYRFDVNDGQEIIWASERDGWNHLYLFDGRTGEIKNKITDGNWVVRNVVKVDADKRSILFGASGKEPGDPYLIHYYSVDFDGSNLKLLTKGDGNHKVSFSADYKYLVDTWSKVDTPPVTVLRDGSTGEHLMTLEEADISPLLANGWKKPQIFSAKGRDGKTDIWGMFLTPSDFDPSKKYPVIEYIYAGPHSSHVPKDFNAYYNRCRQSLAEMGFIVVMIDGMGTSNRSKTFHDICWKNLKDAGFPDRILWMKAAAEKYPFMDIINVGIYGKSAGGQNSTGAVLFYPEFYKVAASVCGCHDNRMDKIWWNEQWMGWPIGPEYAECSNVDNAYRLQGDLFLIVGEMDQNVDPASTYQVADALIKANKDFDLLTLPGKGHEWGGEYGEKRIINFFIEKIMHQSPVKMNTEGLDRSLIKTNIDIDN; the protein is encoded by the coding sequence ATGTATCAAAGAAATATTCTATCCTTTATTTTTCTATTACTCGTCCTTCCTGTTTCATTAAACGCACAAAATTTAAGAGACAGATATATAAAATACGAGAAATTTAAATCATTAACCAAAGACAAGGTTCTTCATGGATCGTTCGAAACACATTGGCTGAAAGATGGCCATTCGTTTTGGTACCATGTATTAACCCAGGAAGGTGTTAAATATTATATTGTGGATGCATCAAAACAGAAAAAGAAAGAAATTATTGATATTAACGCTCTACTAAAAAAAGTATCAGCGGAAGCAGGTACAAAAATTTCATACAATGCCCTTGAGAATTTTACAGTTGCCGATGATATCAAAACCTGTGAATTTGTTTTGAATGGATACAAATGGCAATACAGCATTCCTTCCTATAAGTTTATTAAAAAAGTTGAGTACACCAGACCCGAACCTTACAACTGGACAATGGACCAAACAGATCAAACCAATAATCCTCCGATACAATCACCAGATGGTAAATGGCTGGCTTACATTAAAGACTACAACTTATTTATTAAAAACCTTTCAGATGAAAATGAAGTGGCTTTAAGCTATAACGGTGGCCTGGGTCTTTATTACTCCACTTACCTGCAATGGTCGCCCGACAGCAAAAAAATTATGGCTTATTTGGTACAACCCGCTGAAAAGCATTTTGTGACTTATATCGAATCGAGCCCAACGACACAAAAGCAACCCGTTTATTCTTCAATCGAATATTACAAACCGGGAGATGCTTTGCCACAATTTTACCCATGTATTTTCAGCATTATCGATAAAAAAATGATTTCATCATCAAAGGATATGATACCTAATCAATATTCGATTGATAATATCCGTTGGAGAAAAAATAGCGAAAGCCTGACATTTGAATATAACAAACGCGGACATCAGGTTTATCAGGTAATTGAAATGAATGCTGAAACGGGTAAAAACAGAATTCTGATTAATGAGACTTCGCCTACTTTTATTGATTATAGCAGCAAAAAATATCGCTTCGATGTAAACGATGGTCAGGAAATTATCTGGGCTTCGGAACGCGATGGATGGAATCATCTTTATTTATTTGATGGAAGAACAGGAGAGATTAAAAATAAAATTACGGATGGAAATTGGGTAGTTCGAAATGTTGTTAAGGTTGATGCTGACAAGAGAAGCATTCTTTTTGGAGCAAGTGGTAAGGAACCCGGTGATCCTTACCTGATACATTATTACTCAGTTGATTTTGACGGATCTAACCTAAAACTATTAACTAAAGGTGACGGAAACCATAAGGTAAGTTTCTCAGCTGATTACAAATACTTGGTTGACACCTGGTCGAAGGTTGATACTCCGCCTGTGACTGTTTTAAGAGACGGCTCAACAGGCGAACATTTGATGACTTTGGAAGAAGCTGACATTTCTCCCCTATTAGCCAATGGCTGGAAGAAACCACAAATATTTTCAGCCAAAGGTAGAGATGGGAAAACAGATATCTGGGGTATGTTCTTAACTCCTTCCGATTTTGATCCTTCAAAAAAATACCCGGTAATTGAATACATCTATGCCGGCCCACATAGCAGTCATGTTCCAAAAGATTTTAATGCCTATTATAACCGTTGTAGGCAATCACTGGCAGAAATGGGTTTCATTGTGGTAATGATTGATGGAATGGGAACATCCAACCGTTCAAAGACTTTCCATGATATATGCTGGAAAAACTTAAAAGATGCCGGTTTCCCCGATCGCATTCTGTGGATGAAAGCAGCCGCTGAGAAATATCCATTTATGGATATCATCAATGTTGGTATTTATGGAAAATCAGCTGGAGGGCAAAACTCAACCGGGGCAGTACTGTTTTACCCTGAATTTTACAAAGTGGCTGCTTCGGTTTGTGGATGCCATGATAACCGAATGGATAAAATATGGTGGAACGAGCAATGGATGGGATGGCCTATTGGTCCCGAATATGCAGAGTGTTCAAATGTTGATAATGCCTATCGTTTACAAGGTGATTTATTTTTAATTGTTGGTGAGATGGATCAGAATGTGGATCCTGCCAGTACCTATCAGGTGGCAGATGCGTTAATTAAGGCAAATAAAGATTTCGACTTATTAACCTTACCAGGTAAAGGTCATGAGTGGGGCGGTGAATACGGAGAAAAACGTATTATCAATTTCTTTATAGAGAAAATCATGCATCAATCACCAGTAAAAATGAATACAGAAGGTTTAGACCGCAGTTTGATAAAAACAAATATTGATATTGACAATTAA
- a CDS encoding two-component regulator propeller domain-containing protein: MRIQGKIFLLFIAITLFNSSINAYEVKKLGLKDGLSNNNVTSIAQDNDGMIWITTKDGLNRFDGHSFKVFRKGGDNSPGSNVLNFVFADKKDDIIWIATEKNGLDAYNYKTHQFTHYTHDYSGQTNSLIADGITFITSDNDGNLWFATYQYGLDRLNKKTGEFTHYNQSNIKGLASNYNWCMLYESDECIYVGHVTDGLSIINIKSESAVNFKHDPNNPNSLPDNVVTEIFKDSRGNIWVGTRSGLALFDPVSQSMTNFQHQKDVKGSLSNNFIQSIMETKDSVLWVGTEGGGVNILDLKQFDKPDAIYFEVLNASATSDGLSSSSVQSMYQDHFGNIWLGGFVGGINLISSKEPFFKKLEYLPFVGNENSLNNQLVLGVCEDNNENVWIANGDGGICIYDDKTKIKEITEIDNSHVSAQAVFNDSDGNIWIGTTNGLIYKYIEKNNQYKQITCFSQIINIPIYNFYEDSKKNLWISTDAGLLKYNIDSEEYFVYTVQNSAISDNIVRSVVEDKDGNLWVGTAIGGLCVFDPNFQLLYNYGRQYDFYNINHLFKDSRDRIWVGSQNDLFCFNDTKSAKRIGKEDGLAEIDIRAIIEGNSEGEMWFSTLNGTSHYNLKTGQVINFNLGDGISMGDFTNGSILKKKDSTIYFGAQHGATFFNDNIDVFTNDLPKAFVTSFEAPAKANENFSEFTDVPFNEEMTLKYNENSFRINFNVADFSLTDKVDFMFQMVGLDDSWYLIKNENRVTFRNLQPGDYQFNLKARLHNKEWSDEFGAMKITIDPPIWLTWQAKALYLLIFVLGIWFVLRFYKNKVEVENALVLEKNIRHQEHELNEEKIRFFTNIAHELRTPMTLLLGPLEDLIADKSLNESLTKKINSMHRVANRLLQLINQVLEFRRTENKKRELAVVKGDFASFIYETGLKYKELNHNEKIDFDIQLPDETTEMLYDPEVVRMVLDNLLSNAFKYTTEGKIELKVRRYKDFDIDYTEFEVSDTGYGISEANLSNIFERYYQAKDTKHAVSGTGIGLALVKNLVELHQAEIKVTSELDKGTTFIVRFLTNNSYPGVKLIPTHEEQLEDEEVLGDKNVILVVDDNQEITEYIYDSLSETYHVITANNGLIGYELACEKVPDIIISDIMMPVMDGIEMLKKMKSDIRTSHIPVILLTAKDTLKDKSEGYDAGADSYLTKPFSSNLLKSRLRNIFETRKKLSDSYSNKFEDKQQLFKEATNKLDQEFLEKLNQIIEDNLEDEEMNISQIAQHMNMSHSTLYRKIKALTDLTANEYIRKVRMKVAEELLLSGKYTISEVMYRIGINSTGYFRQCFKDEYGISPSDYIRSLKNAE; the protein is encoded by the coding sequence ATGAGAATCCAGGGAAAAATCTTTTTACTTTTTATTGCTATAACACTTTTTAATTCTTCAATCAATGCATATGAAGTTAAAAAGTTAGGCCTCAAGGATGGCCTATCAAATAATAATGTAACAAGCATTGCGCAGGATAACGATGGTATGATATGGATTACCACCAAAGATGGACTCAACCGTTTTGATGGTCATTCATTCAAAGTTTTCCGAAAAGGGGGAGATAACTCCCCTGGAAGTAATGTATTGAATTTTGTATTTGCTGATAAAAAGGATGACATCATTTGGATAGCAACTGAAAAAAATGGTCTGGATGCATATAACTATAAAACTCACCAATTCACCCATTACACTCACGATTACAGTGGACAAACAAACAGTTTAATTGCCGATGGTATAACTTTTATAACCAGTGATAATGACGGAAACCTTTGGTTTGCAACCTATCAATATGGATTAGATCGTCTGAATAAGAAAACAGGTGAGTTTACTCATTACAATCAGTCCAATATCAAAGGTCTGGCATCAAATTATAACTGGTGCATGTTGTATGAAAGTGATGAGTGTATTTATGTCGGTCATGTTACGGATGGTTTGAGTATCATCAATATCAAAAGTGAGTCAGCAGTTAATTTTAAACATGATCCAAACAATCCCAATTCACTGCCGGACAACGTTGTTACTGAAATATTTAAAGATTCAAGAGGAAATATTTGGGTAGGTACTCGCAGTGGTTTAGCTTTATTTGATCCAGTAAGTCAATCCATGACCAATTTTCAACATCAGAAGGATGTCAAAGGATCACTCTCTAATAATTTCATCCAAAGCATAATGGAAACAAAAGATTCAGTGCTTTGGGTAGGTACTGAAGGCGGCGGTGTTAATATTCTTGATCTGAAGCAATTTGACAAACCAGACGCTATATATTTTGAAGTATTAAATGCTTCCGCTACGTCAGACGGCCTTTCCAGTTCATCTGTACAATCAATGTATCAGGATCATTTTGGCAATATCTGGCTTGGAGGATTTGTTGGAGGGATCAATTTAATTTCGAGTAAAGAACCATTCTTTAAAAAATTAGAATATCTTCCTTTTGTTGGTAATGAGAATAGCTTAAATAATCAATTGGTGCTTGGAGTTTGTGAAGATAATAATGAGAACGTATGGATTGCAAATGGTGACGGAGGAATTTGTATTTACGATGATAAAACAAAAATCAAAGAAATAACAGAAATTGATAATTCACATGTTTCAGCGCAGGCTGTATTCAATGATAGTGATGGTAATATCTGGATTGGTACAACCAATGGATTAATCTATAAATACATTGAAAAGAATAATCAGTATAAGCAAATCACATGTTTTAGTCAAATCATTAATATTCCAATTTATAATTTTTATGAGGATTCAAAAAAGAACCTGTGGATAAGTACTGATGCCGGATTATTAAAATACAATATTGATAGTGAAGAGTATTTTGTATATACCGTACAAAATTCAGCCATTAGTGATAATATAGTGCGCTCAGTTGTTGAAGATAAAGATGGGAATTTATGGGTAGGAACTGCCATTGGGGGATTATGCGTTTTTGATCCCAATTTTCAGTTATTGTATAATTATGGACGCCAGTACGACTTTTATAATATCAATCATCTTTTCAAAGATTCAAGAGATCGGATTTGGGTAGGTAGTCAGAATGATTTATTTTGTTTTAACGATACAAAAAGTGCCAAACGTATTGGAAAAGAAGATGGACTGGCCGAAATAGATATAAGAGCTATTATCGAAGGTAATTCAGAAGGTGAAATGTGGTTTAGTACCTTAAATGGAACTAGCCATTATAACTTAAAAACGGGTCAGGTTATCAACTTTAACTTAGGCGATGGTATTTCAATGGGCGATTTTACAAACGGTTCGATTTTAAAGAAAAAGGACAGTACTATCTATTTTGGGGCACAACATGGAGCTACTTTTTTTAATGATAATATTGATGTATTTACAAATGACCTACCCAAGGCATTTGTTACCAGCTTCGAGGCTCCAGCCAAAGCCAATGAAAATTTCAGCGAATTTACAGATGTGCCGTTTAATGAGGAAATGACCTTAAAATACAATGAGAATTCATTCAGAATTAACTTCAATGTTGCAGACTTCTCGCTAACTGACAAGGTTGACTTTATGTTTCAGATGGTTGGGTTAGATGATAGCTGGTATCTTATAAAAAATGAAAATCGTGTTACTTTCCGAAATCTCCAACCAGGAGACTATCAATTTAATCTAAAAGCCCGTTTGCACAATAAAGAATGGTCGGATGAGTTCGGAGCGATGAAAATAACCATCGATCCACCCATTTGGTTGACCTGGCAGGCTAAAGCATTGTATTTACTTATTTTTGTTTTGGGAATATGGTTTGTATTAAGGTTTTATAAAAATAAAGTTGAGGTTGAAAATGCATTGGTTCTGGAGAAAAACATTCGTCATCAGGAACATGAGTTAAATGAAGAGAAAATAAGATTTTTTACCAATATTGCCCACGAGCTGCGTACTCCAATGACTTTATTATTAGGTCCTTTGGAAGATTTAATTGCAGATAAATCATTGAATGAATCACTTACAAAAAAGATTAATTCAATGCATAGAGTAGCCAACAGATTACTTCAACTAATTAATCAGGTACTCGAATTCAGACGAACAGAAAATAAAAAACGAGAACTGGCCGTGGTTAAAGGCGACTTCGCAAGCTTTATATACGAAACAGGCTTAAAATATAAAGAGCTGAATCACAATGAGAAAATAGATTTTGACATACAGTTGCCTGACGAAACAACAGAGATGTTATATGATCCCGAAGTGGTTAGGATGGTATTAGACAATCTACTTTCAAATGCATTTAAATACACAACTGAAGGTAAGATTGAACTAAAGGTTCGACGATACAAAGATTTTGACATTGATTATACCGAATTTGAAGTTTCAGATACCGGCTACGGTATTTCAGAAGCCAACCTTTCCAATATTTTCGAAAGATATTATCAGGCCAAAGACACCAAACATGCTGTTAGCGGTACCGGAATTGGTCTGGCTCTTGTAAAGAATTTAGTTGAACTTCATCAGGCGGAGATTAAAGTTACAAGTGAGCTTGATAAAGGAACCACTTTTATAGTAAGGTTTCTAACCAACAATAGTTATCCAGGTGTTAAACTAATACCTACTCACGAAGAACAATTGGAGGATGAGGAGGTATTGGGAGATAAAAATGTGATTTTGGTTGTAGATGATAACCAGGAAATTACCGAATACATCTATGATAGCCTTTCTGAAACATATCATGTTATTACTGCAAATAATGGACTGATTGGATATGAACTGGCTTGCGAGAAGGTTCCTGACATTATAATAAGTGATATCATGATGCCCGTAATGGACGGAATTGAGATGCTCAAGAAGATGAAATCAGATATCAGAACAAGTCACATTCCTGTAATTTTATTAACTGCCAAGGATACGCTAAAAGATAAAAGCGAAGGATACGATGCTGGTGCAGATTCATATCTGACCAAACCTTTTAGTAGTAATTTGCTCAAAAGTCGTTTGCGAAATATTTTTGAAACCAGAAAGAAACTGTCGGACTCTTATTCTAATAAGTTTGAAGATAAACAACAGCTTTTTAAGGAAGCAACCAATAAACTTGATCAGGAGTTTCTGGAAAAATTAAACCAGATAATTGAAGACAATCTTGAGGATGAGGAAATGAATATTTCTCAGATCGCTCAGCACATGAACATGAGCCATTCAACCTTATACCGAAAGATTAAGGCACTTACAGACCTTACTGCCAATGAATATATCCGAAAAGTCAGGATGAAGGTGGCTGAAGAATTATTATTAAGTGGTAAGTATACAATCTCAGAGGTAATGTATCGAATAGGAATAAATAGTACCGGTTATTTCAGACAATGTTTTAAAGATGAATATGGTATCAGTCCTTCTGATTACATAAGAAGTTTAAAGAATGCTGAATAA